A part of Botrytis cinerea B05.10 chromosome 2, complete sequence genomic DNA contains:
- the Bcsgt1 gene encoding Bcsgt1, with protein MSTQAALGAAAIDKRDYPAAIEYLTKAIAESPNSPNYLISRSIAYQRAKNYDASLADADAAVHAAIARSRRELIGTAHFRRAVALHGLGRFGDARLCLAWCMQKNPKEKALTMWQAKVKMDYENAGGEEAECNKCTVKEIPNKQAAVTPAAKDPKGKGAEGSSKAPISAPAVTAKENIRQEWIQSNSKVTITIYAKGVAKDTAQINIDEGQVEVSFPIGQTGNTYDFTASPLFAQIDPSQSKFNISPFKIEIELYKTKQGLKWSNLEGTEPIINKSTEEQKSEIPAAVLDPSVEKAPSYPTSSRNGPKDWDALASSALKSEKKDGAKDTGGDSDEEGGDAMDSFFKKLYKNADPDTKKAMMKSFQESNGTSLSTVWADVKKAPVPIQPPQGVEAKKW; from the exons ATGTCAACTCAAGCAGCTCTCGGCGCTGCCGCCATTGACAAGAGAGATTACCCCGCGGCCATCGAGTACTTAACCAAAGCCATCGCCGAAAGTCCTAATTCACCAAACTACCTCATTTCCAGATCTATAGCATATCAACGTGCTAAGAACTACGATGCATCACTCGCAGATGCCGATGCCGCCGTCCATGCAGCCATCGCTCGTTCTCGTCGCGAGCTAATCGGTACCGCTCACTTTCGTCGAGCAGTCGCTCTTCATGGTCTAGGCAGATTTGGGGATGCAAGACTATGTCTAGCTTGGTGTATGCAGAAGAATCCAAAGGAGAAGGCTTTGACTATGTGGCAGGCAAAGGTTAAAATGGACTACGAAAATGCGGGTGGTGAGGAGGCGGAATGTAACAAGTGCACGGTAAAGGAAATTCCGAATAAGCAGGCTGCTGTCACACCGGCAGCAAAAGATCCCAAGGGCAAAGGTGCAGAGGGTTCTTCAAAGGCGCCAATTTCCGCTCCAGCAGTAACTGCAAAGGAGAACATTAGACAAGA GTGGATTCAATCGAACTCGAAAGTTACAATCACAATTTATGCTAAAGGTGTCGCAAAAGATACTGcacaaatcaatatcgatgAAGGACAG GTTGAGGTTTCTTTCCCGATCGGACAGACTGGCAACACATACGACTTTACAGCTTCACCTCTTTTCGCGCAAATCGACCCCTCCCAAAGTAAATTCAACATCTCTCCCTTCAAGATCGAGATTGAATTATACAAGACAAAGCAAGGACTTAAGTGGTCTAACCTTGAAGGAACCGAgcccatcatcaacaaatctACCGAAGAACAGAAGTCCGAAATTCCTGCTGCAGTCCTAGACCCCTCGGTCGAAAAGGCACCCTCTTACCCAACATCCTCTCGAAATGGTCCAAAGGATTGGGATGCCCTCGCCTCATCTGCTCTGAAatctgaaaagaaagatggagCAAAGGATACAGGCGGAGACAGCGATGAAGAAGGTGGTGATGCCAtggattctttcttcaagaagCTTTATAAAAATGCAGACCCAGACACTAAGAAAGCCATGATGAAGAGTTTCCAAGAAAGTAATGGCACTTCTCTGAGTACTGTTTGGGCGGATGTTAAGAAAGCTCCTGTTCCAATTCAGCCTCCGCAAGGCGTTGAGGCCAAGAAGTGGTAG
- the Bcsen2 gene encoding Bcsen2 codes for MADTNTVTPAGAPIEATTPTKPKHVGPRPPSKFQQLNKLYGLPAPIRTFPLPTLIPHNPLSLFHILYVWLSQTINRPSSHFDTLYQGWFSPETRSIHITDSRSIRGLWEQGFYGKGSLSRSEPSWLTREKKRRGVSKAIASEDVTRKRRADRQQTKWERARKEREAIDQTLLEEAKAKELAQTKIVVQSEENITVEVDNLPALAEPNLKTEIVEISSHCLDSTDNVAFTSITLSQAPTGPMQLLALPNSSIEIVKTQAVEEPLSRHAVSVDEVVSSNAASFIAPTGPLGILALPNSLVELNLLSHQDRTKSLSSPTITTTVDEHVSKSNVPPAPVGPQELLALPNSATDASATIAKLTFGTEDNKALDEYLIRSTSIEVDDNSVTTQEKVATLESSTFITDRVDAPLTPASTASIQNSASDGEVPENGSSTSVSDRQKSVRFSPTVEQTTFLPSQPASPGRAVASTEEKPGAVSELILDEDMVIEDQEHFQLTMEEAFFLSYGLGALTVLDPVTKQALSNQDLFSLFRKSSYFPPTSNPSLSTDDPFLVNYVVYHHFRSLGWVVRGGTKFSVDYLLYNRGPVFSHAEFAVLILPSYSDPYWSSGPFLQNYVKGKQERSWSWMHCINRVITQVKKTLILVYVDIPAPIDGNMKENSVDKLLEKYKVREVVLKRWSPNRSRD; via the coding sequence ATGGCAGACACAAATACAGTGACTCCGGCTGGTGCTCCAATTGAGGCCACAACTCCCACAAAACCAAAACATGTTGGACCTAGACCGCCGTCTAAGTTCCAGCAATTGAACAAACTTTACGGGCTTCCTGCTCCTATTCGaacatttcctcttcctacTCTCATACCCCACAATCCTCTTTCACTCTTCCATATTCTTTATGTTTGGTTGTCGCAGACAATCAATCGTCCTTCATCACATTTTGATACCCTTTATCAAGGATGGTTCTCACCTGAAACACGATCCATTCACATAACGGATTCTCGATCTATCAGAGGTCTCTGGGAGCAAGGTTTCTATGGGAAAGGAAGTCTGAGTCGCAGTGAACCGAGTTGGCTGACGCGCGAGAAAAAGCGACGGGGTGTTTCAAAAGCGATTGCAAGCGAGGATGTTACAAGAAAACGTCGTGCCGATCGTCAACAAACCAAGTGGGAGCGggcgagaaaagaaagagaagctATTGATCAGACTTTATTGGAAGAagcaaaggcaaaggaaCTAGCCCAAACCAAAATTGTTGTCCAATCTGAAGAGAACATCACAGTCGAAGTTGACAATCTTCCCGCTCTTGCTGAGCCAAATCTGAAAACAGAAATTGTCGAAATATCTTCGCATTGCTTAGATAGCACAGATAATGTTGCTTTTACTAGCATTACATTATCGCAAGCTCCTACTGGTCCAATGCAGCTTCTTGCTCTACCCAACTCATCTATTGAGATTGTAAAGACACAAGCCGTCGAAGAACCATTGTCTCGACATGCAGTAAGTGTCGACGAGGTTGTTTCTTCAAATGCCGCGTCATTTATCGCTCCTACTGGACCCTTGGGCATTCTTGCACTACCAAACTCTCTCGTAGAACTCAATCTTCTGAGTCACCAAGACCGTACAAAGTCGTTGTCCTCGCCAACGATCACCACAACTGTTGATGAACATGTATCAAAGTCTAATGTACCTCCAGCCCCGGTGGGTCCTCAGGAATTGCTAGCTCTTCCAAATTCCGCAACTGACGCTTCCGCAACCATTGCAAAATTAACTTTTGGTACCGAAGATAATAAGGCTCTGGATGAATACCTCATCCGATCAACATCTATTGAGGTTGATGACAACTCAGTTACGACACAAGAAAAGGTTGCAACCCTTGAAAGCTCAACATTCATCACCGATCGAGTTGATGCTCCGCTGACACCAGCCTCCACGGCTTCTATTCAGAACAGCGCATCTGATGGTGAGGTACCTGAAAACGGTTCATCCACATCTGTATCAGACCGCCAAAAGAGTGTTCGATTTTCCCCGACTGTGGAACAAACCACCTTCTTGCCATCTCAACCAGCAAGTCCTGGGCGTGCTGTGGCAAGTACTGAAGAGAAGCCTGGAGCGGTCTCTGAACTGAttttggatgaagatatggtCATCGAAGACCAGGAACACTTTCAATTGACTATGGAAGaagctttctttctctcctacGGATTAGGAGCTCTTACCGTCCTTGATCCCGTCACCAAACAAGCACTTTCGAATCAAGATTTGTTTTCACTCTTCAGAAAATCGTCATACTTTCCACCCACTTCAAATCCGAGTCTATCAACGGATGATCCTTTTCTCGTGAATTATGTTGTTTATCATCATTTCCGTTCTTTGGGCTGGGTCGTGCGTGGTGGAACAAAGTTCTCGGTTGATTATCTACTTTACAATCGTGGGCCAGTCTTCAGTCACGCTGAATTTGCTGTTTTGATCCTTCCATCATACAGTGATCCTTACTGGTCCAGTGGTCCATTCTTGCAAAATTATGTGAAAGGCAAACAGGAAAGAAGCTGGTCATGGATGCATTGCATCAATCGAGTCATCACTCAGGTTAAGAagactttgattttggtttaTGTGGATATACCCGCACCTATCGATGGAAACATGAAGGAAAACAGCGTGGATAAATTGCTTGAAAAGTATAAGGTGAGAGAAGTTGTTCTCAAGCGTTGGTCACCAAATCGTAGTCGGGACTAA